The Triticum aestivum cultivar Chinese Spring chromosome 7B, IWGSC CS RefSeq v2.1, whole genome shotgun sequence genome window below encodes:
- the LOC123160482 gene encoding carbonic anhydrase, chloroplastic, with translation MRDERPPLPCCYISGLLFFLPEKPTHHPPQGPSLSSSSSTTLEDRKMERLRTGFDKFKTEVYDKKPDLFEPLKDNQEPTYLLFACADSRVCPSVTLGLEPGEAFTVRNIGAMVPCYCKNKHTGVGSAIEYAVCALKVKVIVVIGHSRCGGIKALLSLKDGEDDSFHFVEDWVRIGFSAKKKVKDECCDLPFEDQCAVLEKEAVNVSLQNLSTYPFVKEGVANGTLKLIGGHYDFVSGKFDTWEL, from the exons ATGCGAGATGagcggcctcccctcccctgctgCTACATAAGTGGCCTACTCTTCTTCCTCCCCGAGAAGCCCACCCACCATCCTCCACAAGGTCCGTCTCTGTCCTCCTCCTCTTCAACCACTCTTGAAGATAGAAAGATGGAGCGCCTCAGGACCGGCTTCGACAAGTTCAAGACCGAGGTCTATGA CAAGAAGCCGGATCTCTTCGAGCCCCTCAAGGACAACCAGGAACCCACG TACTTGTTGTTCGCGTGCGCCGACTCGCGCGTGTGCCCGTCAGTCACCCTGGGCCTGGAACCCGGCGAGGCCTTCACCGTTCGCAACATCGGCGCCATGGTCCCGTGCTACTGCAAGAACAAGCACACCGGCGTTGGATCGGCCATCGAATATGCCGTATGTGCCCTCAAGGTTAAGGTCATCGTGGTGATTGGCCACAGCCGCTGTGGTGGAATCAAGGCTCTCCTCTCGCTCAAGGATGGGGAAGACGACTCCTT CCACTTCGTTGAGGACTGGGTTAGGATTGGGTTCTCGGCCAAGAAGAAGGTGAAAGACGAGTGTTGTGACCTGCCTTTCGAGGACCAATGTGCCGTCTTGGAAAAG gaggCCGTCAACGTGTCCCTCCAGAACCTCAGCACCTACCCGTTCGTCAAGGAGGGTGTGGCCAATGGAACCCTCAAGCTAATCGGCGGCCACTACGACTTCGTCTCAGGAAAGTTTGACACATGGGAGCTGTAA